From Paraflavitalea devenefica, the proteins below share one genomic window:
- a CDS encoding alpha/beta fold hydrolase yields the protein MKKQQSLLAYIAGAILVFTSLSVISFTDASRQVLSSKEEDKPTIVLVHGAFADGSSWNKVIPILQKKGYQTIAVQNPLTSLGDDVAFVERAMAEVQGKVILVGHSWGGVVITQAGNNEKVKSLVYVAAYAPDEGQSIESISKDAHEVRKVPNVPGLADPVVSDGYIRLKEETVINHFAQDLSRQEARIIAAGQGRFHVSTITAKVSNPAWKNKPSFFIVSDNDHIISPQVESEMAKNIHATTYHLPTSHVAMLSKPDKVAEVILKAAGDK from the coding sequence ATGAAAAAACAGCAATCATTATTAGCATATATCGCGGGGGCAATATTGGTGTTTACGAGCCTGTCCGTCATATCTTTTACAGACGCATCCCGGCAGGTCTTGTCTTCTAAAGAAGAAGACAAACCAACGATTGTGTTGGTTCACGGCGCCTTTGCCGATGGTTCGTCCTGGAACAAAGTGATACCCATTTTGCAGAAAAAAGGATACCAGACGATCGCGGTGCAAAATCCGCTTACTTCTTTGGGCGATGATGTGGCATTTGTTGAGCGGGCTATGGCCGAAGTACAGGGAAAGGTAATACTGGTGGGACATTCGTGGGGAGGCGTTGTTATTACCCAGGCTGGCAACAACGAAAAAGTAAAATCATTGGTGTATGTTGCCGCTTACGCACCGGATGAGGGGCAGAGTATTGAAAGTATCAGCAAGGATGCCCACGAGGTGAGGAAGGTGCCCAATGTGCCAGGCCTGGCGGACCCCGTCGTTAGTGATGGTTATATCCGGCTTAAAGAGGAAACAGTGATCAACCATTTCGCGCAAGACCTTTCCCGGCAGGAAGCCAGGATCATTGCGGCTGGTCAGGGTCGTTTTCACGTTAGTACAATAACTGCCAAAGTATCTAATCCTGCGTGGAAAAACAAACCAAGTTTTTTCATCGTATCTGACAATGACCATATCATTTCGCCACAGGTGGAGAGCGAGATGGCTAAGAACATTCATGCCACTACTTATCATCTTCCTACAAGCCACGTTGCCATGTTGTCAAAGCCTGATAAAGTGGCCGAAGTGATCCTTAAAGCTGCCGGTGACAAATAG